The DNA segment ataaaaataaaattattaaatcagttcaataatttcaatgaacCTTCATGAGGCATTGTTAAATTGATAATAAATTGTTTCAAATTAGGGCatgattatttgttttcatttagtaTTTTGCCAAATTTTGCCCGTGAaacatgttaatgtttacagAATCATAAAGTCGGCAAAGCatgcaaatattttcatttcaataatTACCACTGTGAACGACTAATGCAGAAGGAATTTATCCAATGTCGAGCATGCACACTTCACAGTGACGTGACGAATGCTTCAGGGACAAGAAACAGGAAATAATGCAGGGCATGAACATTTCTAAACGAACCATCCACAAGGACATGGCTTCGAAAGCCCAGCCGTTATGCAACCGATGTCCACACACACAGAGGCTTAGATAATGACACAGAATGTGTTGTATGTCTGTTATGAATGTCAAAGTCTCCCTGCAGCGGTTTATGGTGGCCGGTTGTCACGGCGAGTCTGACAGGACAAGTATGTGTCGTGTGACTGATTGCTAAAGCTCCTCTCATGACTTGCTGTTTGACCAGCGATGATCGTTGTGGTCAGTCAGGTTTGACTAAATTACTTAGCGAGGTGTAGGGTTAGGACAGTGTTTACATTGGAGATTTTGTCCAGGGAGTAGGAACAGTGTGATGTTATTGAACgtttcattgtattttgtgaGTTAGTTTTAAAGTTTATGGACATGTCTAAGTTATGGTTTTTGTCTTAGGGTGTGACTGTTATGATGTTGGATAAAATATTTAGAATTATTGTGCACATGATGTGTACTTTGTGTAGGAATTTCTCAGGGAACATTTTATTTTTCCAAGCTCCTTGTTCACTCCAGGAGATTTGATAGTACAACTTATTACTGCTAATTGTAAATGTCTACTTGTATTTATGGAAGTTAGTGGTTGCTTGTAACTGATAAAATCTGTGATAAACATTTGTTGTTAGTTGAGTATGTTCACCATCATGGTtgtcatttgtttattttgatatttcccTTTCAGTGGAGACATCACGGACGAGACTAAATCGAGGAGATTCCGATGAAAGTCCTCTTCCTGTGAGGAAAGTAATCAAGCCCGACTTCACCCTTCTCCTCAACAACAGTTTTGAGGTAAGTAGTATAATTATCAGAACATTGGTGGTCTGATATGTTCTGTGTCTCTTCAGGTCTATTTGTCTGTTTGTGCCAGTGTGggtgttcatgctgtcaatcactggtttacTTGGGTCAGacatgatcatttacagactgaagtgatgaaggcaatgtgtctgAGTACAGCATGTTATAACCTCTCCAGCTGTTCAGGGGCggtaaggtagcctagtggtgaaagttCGCTCACCACAcggaagaccctggttcgattccccacatgggtacgatgtgtgaagcctttttctggtgttccccgtcatgatgtggctggaatatagctgtAAGTGGTGGGAAAATCATACTCGCTCACTAGCCTCATTGTTCAGTGACTTGTTATGGAAATTGTATTTTGATGTCATTCACATGAAGtttgctggaatgctgctaaaagtgacgtaaaatcCCAATCACATTTTTAAATATTGTCTTTATAAACAGACGAATGTATTCTGTCAACTTTATTCTTTGAATTAAGTGTCCTTGACCATTTTGTTTGAAGATGTCTTATCATCATGCAACGTGTTGCAGGAAGAAGTATCAGACGACGAGGGCCAGCTTGCCGAGGAGGTTAGAACTCACGTGGAGGCTAGCCAGATCTCTCCACTGTCTCCAGTGTCGCCTGTGCACGACCACGTTACCCCTGTTATGGAACGGCCTGGTTAGTATAGATACCATTCATGCGTCGTTGTGAATGTAACAGATcatctgatatttgttttaatttataaaTGGTTTTGATGTTAAGGTATGTTAAGACTCTTCACCTTTGTGGTAAAATGACAGTTTAGAAATAATCTTTATGCCTCATAAGGATGGGAAAGTCACATTATCTTGGTGCGATTAGTGGCTGCAAAAGTTTATGATCCCCAGAGAGTTGAGGTTGATGATATCAAATGCCGTTGAGATTAACAGCATATGATCGAGGTAAAACAAAAGCACCACAGAGCAGCCAAGCTGGAACTTTGTGCTATGTAAAtaaattattataatattaatatataaatgctcatcatgttgatcactggattgtctggtctagattttATTATTTAGAGACGGatatcatataactggaatattgctgatagtggggtaaaactaaactgactcatgtttattttgaacAGTATATCAGTGTAACCCGATATGAGGATGAGCATAAGATTTTGTAGTGAGTCAGAAATTATGATGAAAGACATTACTATTATTGTTGAATTATGATGAAACACTTACATATCATGCAGAAATTAAGTTCATATCTTTCTGACATTGCAGCATTTAAAACGTCATTGGAATAGAACTGTTTTGTTAAGATAAAAGTTGGTTTAAACGATGTAGATAGCTGAGGTTTTGTAAATTGAGGTTAATGGTTTGTTTTGAGATTCAactggagaatcacaatttgaCGAGTTTGCATATCAGGTAAGATGAGTCTGTTTTGACCCTGCAGTGTCCTGTCTGTTAGGCGACCGTGCCTGCGGAATTTCCCACAATTCCTTACACTCAGCACATGACCCATTCACCATGAAAAAAACACTGTGGTTGCACTGTATTGAGATGTTGCACAGAACGGAAGCCATTTGTTGAAGTTGTAGCATAACAAAAGGTTTAATTGTTACTTGTTAACAAAACTGCACATTTGTGAAATTTGGTGTATTTTGAACAATTTGTCAGTTTGGCACGATTGTTTACTAATGATCAGAAGGATGGAACATCACGGAAATTGAAGATGAAAAAAAATTGTACACCAGGGAGGAAgttattttgaactttttatgtAAATAAATTCTTTTTGACAATTGTGACTTTTTTCTACAACAGTCCTACGAGATCATTCCACTGCGGAACGAGTGTGCAAACTTCAGAGGAGGCACACAATCATGGTGTGCGAATCGCCAACAGAGGGAAAGGTAATTCagaaagagttacctcccttaacaGAAGACCCAGAAAGAGAGCTGGAAGAGGAAGTTGAATTTCTGTCCCAGAATTCTTCCTCACACTACACTAGTCCCCCATCATATTGCTCTGGTAACATTCGACGGCAAATGATAGCTCACCAGACTAGTCAAAATAATTCACGTCAAATGGCGTCTGAACGAACAGAACACAGGAAGTCGTCTGCTGGGAGTTTAAGTGCGATTCCGGAAGTCGATGATAGTTGCACGGATCATGATATATCCGATAGTGTTTGTGATGTGGATCTGTCTGAATTGAATGCATCCGAACTTTTGCATGTGAACTGGAAAACTGCATGTACACGTGATGGAGAGTCTAACGGTCACTCGCACTGTCAAGACTGTCGGCCTAAACCTGTAAGTAATCTAACCGTCTATACTCTAACTCACATTTTACCCACAATTCCTGCCTTTTCCCATTTGTCTTATTTCATTGGAGAGCTTCATCATGTTGCGTTGAACATATCCATAatgacatcaacaaaaacaatggacatgatgttttcatatttggaattcttttttttttttattcttttgtaAGGAATAATGATAGGACAGTGTGATAgaatttggtttggtttggttgtcaTGCCAAAAGCTTTGGTTGGAATCCTATTTTTGCTATGTCCCATCCAATTATAGTGCTAGAATAATCCTAAAATGGCAAAACCTCTTTCACTCGCTGTCATGAATTGATGGTTTTGATGCATAAATGTTTGGTAGAGTGATTAATAACAGAAGGATCAAGATTGTGTCTCAGTGCGTATCTTTATTCAAATCTTATCAAGATTTAATCAAGTAATGAGATCGCTGTGTCATTTTGCAAGATTTAATCACAGTTACATGATGAACGCTCTCCCAGCCAGACTAGTTACTTGATACCATGGGTCCACCATGGGCTCACCAGGAACTCACCTTGCACTGTGATACATGACTTTATTTCAGGATTGGAATTAATGTGTTGTGTCAATCAAGAGTTGCTACTTTaaagaatttcaaaatttatgtcataaatgaaatgaatttattATCTGTTATCAAGTGTTGAGAATTTTAGAGAATTTGAAAATTTATATCGTGGAAAagtaattattttgaaattgatttgttgttttgcaAATACCTGTGCTCACAGTGTTAACAGACATGCTTGAATGtatcatttatgaaaaatgtgtttgaacGAGTTTTCTGGAATAGCTATGTTTGAATGTATTTTAGCAACTTTGAGAAGTGTACTTGTTTCGTAGTTCATGCATGCTAGTATGAATGTATTTGATTTACACATTTTCTTGATATTTACCATTTGCCGTTTTAGTTTTCATTCTACCAGGAACTTTTCCAACGTCCCTATCGACATCCCTTTGTTATAGAGGTATCGATTTACTGCTGAGTCAGCGGGCTTCTGTGTTTGTGATTGTTTGCGCACCCcgttgattttgacgttttgttGAAGAATGCAGATGTTGACACTTTgtgttttcaaatgaaactTTTATACACAATTCCTGAAGTTTCTAAAAAAAATTTCCCTGGAGAAACTTTTGCACAAAGCATAGTCTTATCGTCACCCTAAAAATTCCAGAAATTAAGAATTTTAATTTGTAAGATCTTAAATGATCTTTTAACATTTGGAATTCAGTCATGTTATCTATGTGAGATTTTAAGgtgatttgtttgatttgtatgtttttgtacATGGTTAAATCTAACAAACTGTTCATTTTTCTGTACTTACTCATTGTGATCATATCTAAGTGAAGACAAAGAAAATTACTGTGTATTAGTGGTAAATATAGAGTATCACTGATATAAAGTTTATAAATACACCAGGGATAAAATGGAGCATTTTCTTAACTTTCTTGTGCATGAATTCTTCCTTGCCCGTTTCATTTGCCTCTTCTGTTTTCATCAGAGTTTTATTTGCTGGAAGGACGACATACTAGAACAGATAAATTATGTATGATCTGTTAATCCTATCTAAAGAATTCagattgttaaaagtggcataaaagccaacttactcactcactgaagaattcagattgttaaaagcggcttaaaagtCAACTCACTAAAGATTTCAGACAATTCTCTCTAGCTTACATTAAACGTTACTTGAACTTTTTTGTAAAGTGAGTTTCTCAAGTTCTGAGTGAAAGTCATTCTGCTCTCAAGAGTTTCATTCATTGTCTGAAGCAGGATCCACTGTCTGTAGGTTCAGTTATGGTTTCACTGAAAATACTATCCATGGTCTTCATCTAAGTTACAAACTGTCTGATCTGTGTAGTTTTTGGCTTTCATCTCATGTTATTCTcgcaaaccagtgactgaagaatgaggacaattATTATTGATGTATGGCATTTTATTCTGTACAGGCGAGGTTTTCACATAATTTCTGATGTCCTTATCAAACAAGAGGTACTTGTGAAGTAATTTTGGgtaatatatacatgaaatgtttgGACAATAACTGAGGAATGAAGCGAAAATGAGTTGTTTGTACAATAGAAGAGGTTAATAACACAGAAGGTATACGTGATTGagttaaaaatatatgaaaaattaCTTCTCATGTACCACTTGCTTGACAAAGCCAGAATCTATGTTGAAATGTCATCTTTACAGAACAAAGAGGTTGTATATCCGTAAAAATTGTCCTCATTCtccacaacttctagaatgccaatcaaagtcAAGCCAGTGACTGAAAAAAATGTCGAAGGCATTGAAGAAACACACGAATATGATTGAAGATGCTGAGCATGTGCAGGTCACATTTCTTTGAGACTAGGTCTGTTGTCAGGAATGGGGCTTCTATAATACAGCTATATACACCATGGGCAGGACTTATATAGCATTATGATGGCCAAGTAGCGTCACATCTTGTGAGAGTTGCAGCTTCACTCCATCCTTGGAAGGAAAACTCCTTTGCAGGATTTCATTATCGAAAGTTGGTTGACGTTGCAACACTCATGAGGTCCCATTATCAAGGTTGAGGGTTCATATTACTAAAGTTTtaagatatgtcatatttatatCCTCGTGTCATCAATTAACTTggttctgttttgtttgatttttcagAAGATGTTATTAATGGGATTAAAGTTTGATAAGTTCTGAAAAATCAAGAGAAAAATaaagtttcatattttgttcttCCTTTTAATTATAATGATGTAATCTTATTTTTTTTGTATAATTAAGACACTATGGGCATGGTTTGAGATAAATAAGTTGAGAAATTTCTCTTGCTAATAACACCttctaaaatgtttgaaatggagGTTTCACGTGTGTATTCTCATTAAATGTTAACACTGTTAATGGTGCGGTGTCAACTTGTTTCAAACTTGTGTAAATTGGAATTTTGGGTTGGTTTTGAACAAAAAATACTGATATAGATATTTGTTGGGAGAAATAAGTTTCATGACATTTTATCTTTTTGATAATGTCGAGGGCACTTAGCTGTGGGTTAATGACTTTAAATGCAGTAATAACTAAGTAAACTTAATCCGAGTTACAATCTCATATTACGAGTCCTTGTGTATTTCACAAGTTTTTAATAATTTGATTTTCCTTCATTTTGAGCTGAAATGCAGTGATATAACTTCCATGCTGTTCAAATCAGCATAAAACCCaggtcactcactaactctgaaTAAGTTAACCTGTATCACAATAAGGTCATCAAAGATAATTTGGAGTAGAACTGTATGAATATGCCCTGGTGTGAAAGAAGTATCTGCTAATGCTCTGGTGTGACAGAACCATTTCTGTTGTGTgattggggcagtggggtagccttgtggttaaagaattcgcttgtcatgccaaagatccaggCACGATTTTCCACATATGTATGATGTGTGTAGCCcatattacaggaatattggCAAAAGCGACGTAAACCATAACTATGTCGATGGTCTGGTGTCACAGTTCtataacatttttgttttgtttctttcagaaGAAGTGGCAGAACCCCATCGAGTGTCTGAACCTCACCCTGGAGGAGGTGACCCATATCCGTACTGTGCTCACCAAGGCGGAGTTGGAGTCCCTCATCACCCAGCCAGAGCTCTATTCACAGGTCGCCAAGAGCAAGGTCAGTCTGAAGCGTCATCAAACATGCGAAACAATAATGTGTCAAGTTTGCTGCAACATATGTTTATCGTTTAATGccacacacaacaatattcagCAGTGGCTTTTAAAAGACATAGtcaaaaccagacaatccattgattgtCTGTTAGACCTGAAAGAGTCTGTGGTCataattttgtgaaaatatcagtcactggatctgATCAAGATATTTTTAATAAGAAATCTAAAAAAATAGTCTACCTTTATCACTTTCATAGTGATCTTTGTATGGTGATGGTTAAAATGGGTTTTCGGCAACCAGtcctaagaggtgactaatgatATTGGGTTATCCAgacaactatttacagaccaccatcgtagagcaggaatattgctgagtgtgccaataaacaacaatcaaactaACAAAAACATATCAGGAATATTGCCTCAAACAAACCTGCCTTTCTGATGTTCAGCTTTGTGTTTCAGCTCTGCTTCTCTTGTAAGATCACCAAATTTGCCCTGTTTGGAGAATGGGGGACAAAGTGTCGCTTCTGTAAGAGGACAGTGTGCAGCAAGTGCCTTAGGAAGGTAAGGATCTCGATGTGTTGGTAAACTTTCAGTCTGGAGAGTTGAATGCTGCATTAGTCATACTTATGTATCTTTGAGGGAAGGCTTTCGGGTGAAGGACCAGATTTGAAAGAAGCATATCCTGAAAGTATCAGCAGTTATGGCCTGTTGATTTGGAAAAAGAATGTTGGAAACAAACACAGACTAAAAGACAGAATGGCATTAAGAATTGTGTTTAGTGATGCCCATGAAGGGGATATGGTTCTATTGTAACTTCTGAAATATGACAACCTTAACAAGTCAAGAGTAATTCTTACTTCTTCGTCAAAATGTacacatgaagatccgggttagaattggtcttcagtaacccatgcttgttgtaagaggcaacttaaCAGGATCAgggccaagattttcgaagctcccttaGCACTATGATTGTGCCATAGTGCCATTAACGTTAACTTTTGACTATCTTaatgctaagagagctttgaaaatctaggacCTGGTGGTCAAACTCCCTGTCATCAGTTtgcagttgtgtagattgatgctcatgctgttgatcactggatcgtctgatacagacttcattatttacagaccagcatcatacagctggaatattgctgaatgtggtgtaaaactaaactcacccctCATCAGACTTCTTGACACAGAGTTATATTCCCTTGTTTTCATATCCTATATACTTgagtagtcttgtggttaacgTGTTCGCTCACCACGCTGATGACCCAGAtttgattccccgcatgggtacaatgtgtgaagctcatttctggtgtacacCACTGTGaatttgcaggaatattgcgaaaagcgacgtaaaactaaactcaccaagTTTTGTTCTTGTTACTTTGTCTGCAGTGAGGTGAAACTGAGAACCCAGCAATaatgaaaaagtaaaacctgatCTGGATACAAATAATCAATTATGTTCTCCAGTAATGGTGTTCAGGGAGGAAGTAACTTGGTCCTAGGAAGAATGGCTGCCAGACAATCTGGATGATTAGGAAATCAATAAAACGGAAAAACTACATTCATCAATACACATTATTTCCCCATGGTTGAAAAACGGTGGGAAAAAGTGATCGGCTTATCTGTAGTCTGTCTGCTGTccattttcactttcactttttcTTAAACCactgaatattatttttttaagctTACTGTACTAATGGCTTTTGAGGGTTTGGGATTTTGGtctttgatttgatttgatttgattttcgTGCTAAGTTGGACAGGAAATGTAAACATACAGGAAAATATTTTccagattgttttgttttttgtttttttgccccatttacacttcataaattgccaataGTAATATACTTTTCCTATTTAAACAGGATACTACTTTGACCagtgatttttattttgttgtttttgtcactGTCCTGCCTTTAGAATTTCTGAGGACAGAAATCTGTAAAACCAGAAATGAAATCGGTCTgtcctttttctttttttcatgcgTGTTTATTCCATTGATGATGTGACTAACCTTGGTGTGGTTGCCTTCAGATGCATGTGCCGACGGATCACTTCAAGAACATCCCTGTGTACACATTGAGTCCAACTCCACTCAGTCCTGAAATGAAGGAAGCCATTGAAACATACAAAAGGTAAAGTTGTGAAGTTCTGTACATCCATGTTTGTTGCTCAGTTCTAATGACAGTTGGGCCATAGGAGGCCCAATAATATCAGGTGTCTCTGAAAGAAGTGAATACAGAATCATCTGTATATTAGGGACCCGTgacggtcccggggtagaataagccttcagcaacccatgcttgccataaaaggcttgtcgtaagaggcgactaacgggatcgggtggtcaggctcgctgacttggttgaaaaatgtcatcggttcccaattgcgcagatcgatgctcatgttgttgatcactggattgtctggtccagactcgattatttacagaccgctgccatatagctgtaatattgctgagtgcggcgtaaaactaaactcactcactcacctgtatattaggtcatctcttgttttccaagaattgcatttgaggtttttgttttggagggacaggttttacttttcattagtaagaccgcttcccaggttttactttttgttagtaAAACAGCTTCCCAgtgtttacttttcctaactttaaaggaacatcaacattcaaatgatacatgattatttgaaatcaattgaaaaatatcgttcaagattaaagTCACAATACAAAGGTTTCCTGAAGCGGgattgcaatattgctaaacgcagcATAACTAAACATACTAATGACACTGATGTTCTTTTGACAGTTTAAGTCCCACAGGGTCGTCTCcacctacacctgctgttccaCGGAGACCCAATCTCGACAACCGCCCAGGGCGCAAGAAACCCCTGCAAAGGTCCCAGTCCATGCTAATCAAACCTGTCACCCCCAAAGTGACGAAAGGGCCCCTAATGAGCATTTGCTGTGATTGCAAGGATATGATCACTGAGATCGTGAGAGCAGGTCGCACATCCATTTCTTTGATCAACCAGGGTAAGGATCCTACCACGGAAGTGAGGCTCAACCTCGTCAAGTGAGGCTAGGTGGGATCTTGTGCTACTGTGctaatacaatgtgtgagagaTACCTCGGGTTCTACTGAGGTGAACATTTATGAAACATACCTGGTAAAGATTTTGGTACATTCAGTCATGGAGAAGCGGAGTCTGTGTTAGAACATTCAAGATAATTGTACTAAAAgtgattttcagagtgaaaaTGTCTGAAATTTGGATGTGGGATCTGAATATTCCATGGTGTGAATGACAACTGGATACATGGATAAAATGAATATGGGAAACATGGATGCTTAATATTAAGAAACAATGGCGATCCCAACCATTTGGATCTGATATCTGACTTTCTTCAACCAAAAGCTTGTTGCCAGGAGATCCTGCAAACAAGGAAGGCTGTATTGTGTGCAAATTAAAACAAGATGTATTATTTCTTCGaatgagaaaaaaacacaccaaGTGAAATCCAAGATGGATGCTTATCACCAATGAAAAAGGTGGATaatcatattttcaaatcaCTCTCAAATCcaggaattgtttgtttggatgtttgccatatttcctgaattttattgtttatttaagttatttcatgtttccatgtagtTTCATTCAAAGTTAGTGTTGCAGTTGAGACAAATAGCTAAAGTGAATACAAGAAAATGAAGCTGATTCTGAAGAATTATTTAAAGCCAAAGAACATGCAGTTTGCATATTTCAGTTTAGTCCTATTTCAGAATAATGTTAATAGTTTTGCTTCAAGGAAAAATAGtgtgttattgaatacaattaGCGAAAATGCCTGTCTCAGATAGATGGAAGAACATTTAGTGCTTTGTATGATTGCAAATCCAAGATTTGTTTCCAGGGGAAGGGcacgaaatattaaaatatttaccaCCATGCTGAAATCTGTAAAACAGATGTAACTGTGGTTTTCAACAAATCTTGAATCTCAAGCTCATGTATCTAATCTCAACATggtaacaaatatatttatatagccCATTTTCTTGGTATAGTCAACCATTCAGTTTTTCTCAGTACAATCAGGTTTGGTTTcccaacagaaaaaaaaatcatgctAACATAATCAATGTacatttttgtgaatatatGGAAAGCTTTTGTTTTAAGACATGTCTGTAACTATAGCAACATGTGAATAACCTAGTTACCATAGCAACCACATTCTTAACCTTGACATGGTGACCTTCAGGATTAAGAAATGGCAGAAAACATCACACATGACAGATCAAAAATTTGGTGTGACACTGATTTAACGAGGACTGTGTTTATCTGGAAACCTTGATGTTAAAAACCCCTGTAATTCTGGACAGTTATGAAAGATGTGACTGATGACAGTTCTGACCATTATTGTGTTCTACATACAGATAATGTGAACAGAATACATCCATCTGGATTATGTCACTTTCAACGCAGTGCAATTTTGTGTTCGTGGAAAAATCCAAAATTAAATCCTTTCATTTATTTTCTACtcaaattatttaataatctCTTCATCATTCAGTTTCTGTGATAGgtaaaaaaatcaataaatcaagtaAATTACATCACATCTGACAGGATACCAATGACATTTGATGTGTGTTTTGCCAATTTTTGGAAGGTCACCATTTAGCCTAATAGTTAGACTGTACATAGATTTTATTCAGGACCTGTAGTCTTCCAAGTATTTCACAACGCACGTACACATTTTAGAACTGTTGATCTAGCTAGGGCTTTCATGTAATTCTCTCAAAGATGTTGGTTTGAGTGATGGATATATATCGTATGATCTTTGCAGAATCCTCTCTGTGTTTGTTGTAGGTCAATCAATGGATGACATTGAATTTTGGGAATGGTTCCCTTCCTTTTATTGTAAGGCTTTTACCCTGTGAGTTCCAGTTCAGAGAGGATTCACATGTACACCAAGAATTTGTTAATTGTTAGTTCACAAAGTGGAAAAGCTGAAAAAACATGTtatgcagagttatgtcccttaacCATGACAGGATCTGATTTTTCAAAACCCCTATTCAGCCAATTATGATCAATTATGCTACATTTCATCACCTTGTGGGGTCTACCATTTTTAAACTGATGTGGCTTGATTTGAAAGAAATAATGTTCAAGTTAGCAATAAACTTAAATCAGTCAGTATTTGCAATTGCTGCCTTACAGATCATGTCTGTTGTAAGAGGCTACTGAGTTGTTTGGAGGTCATGTGTGTTGACTTccttgatgctcatgatgtcagtcactgggttgCCTGACCCTGCCTTGAATATTTACCCGGTTgcttggctggaatattgttgattgcAGCGTTGAACAAAATACAAGATGTCGTAGATCAGCCATATGGTtgataatgaaaatgaaaaagataatgaaaatgcagcagagatgTCATCAAAAAGGAATATTTGCTTGCTAAGCAATGTTAAGTTTAATTCATCGACTAAATCAACCAAAAATACCCAAAAGTGTTTCTCAAAGTCACAGATATTGGtgaatgaataaaaaatatttgagGGTCTTATGTCATGAAGATGCTgtcaaatagatattttcattattcatgttttggggaatgaaatgtcaaatgttttcttacatcacagtttgttttcataaaaCAATCACACTTTGGCAACAGAATTTATAAAGGCTAATGTTTGAAAGGGTACTCCATTGTCATTCGTCAGTTCATACTTGTTGCTTCAGGGTAATGTTACCTGCAgacttacctcccttggctggccaAGTAACTTCCCAGTGTGATTATTACAGTGttactgactgaaaattcaTTATGAATTATAAGtgaattatgaaattattttgtcATAGTCAGCTGAGATTTCCT comes from the Haliotis asinina isolate JCU_RB_2024 chromosome 12, JCU_Hal_asi_v2, whole genome shotgun sequence genome and includes:
- the LOC137257349 gene encoding protein spire homolog 1-like isoform X4, whose translation is MALYGKSAMDKLIGSDHFSLSDLVKSFNNAINEEQAWAVCFQCAQFFLRGQPQEKYQDLYMFGSQALRLSKDGEVFIDCQSLTSKGSGKGPPDNRNSLFNKGSRIAKEKDAVQALGLAIYHAMDYGMGETEERQLSPDLEDLIGHMTEEDEDDDSTCADDEGIEKDAEDEEDRHRQGKHGYCFFDIAQCCIRHLSSWQDPHHHYKAVCRAVVTEAQELITFLDKISSDQKNLAKKKEDVDTVEELQRSDWARLWVQIMRQLRNGVRLKKVEHVVLPQDEFELTPFEILLEDIRSRRYNLNKISVNGNIPPKVKNDAHAVILEFIRSRPPLRSVKDRKLKSPPPKVQDPHELLLTDIRSMPKLRPIRDGRLVVETSRTRLNRGDSDESPLPVRKVIKPDFTLLLNNSFEEEVSDDEGQLAEEVRTHVEASQISPLSPVSPVHDHVTPVMERPVLRDHSTAERVCKLQRRHTIMVCESPTEGKVIQKELPPLTEDPERELEEEVEFLSQNSSSHYTSPPSYCSGNIRRQMIAHQTSQNNSRQMASERTEHRKSSAGSLSAIPEVDDSCTDHDISDSVCDVDLSELNASELLHVNWKTACTRDGESNGHSHCQDCRPKPKKWQNPIECLNLTLEEVTHIRTVLTKAELESLITQPELYSQVAKSKLCFSCKITKFALFGEWGTKCRFCKRTVCSKCLRKMHVPTDHFKNIPVYTLSPTPLSPEMKEAIETYKSLSPTGSSPPTPAVPRRPNLDNRPGRKKPLQRSQSMLIKPVTPKVTKGPLMSICCDCKDMITEIVRAGRTSISLINQGKDPTTEVRLNLVK
- the LOC137257349 gene encoding protein spire homolog 1-like isoform X1, which produces MALYGKSAMDKLIGSDHFSLSDLVKSFNNAINEEQAWAVCFQCAQFFLRGQPQEKYQDLYMFGSQALRLSKDGEVFIDCQSLTSKGSGKGPPDNRNSLFNKGSRIAKEKDAVQALGLAIYHAMDYGMGETEERQLSPDLEDLIGHMTEEDEDDDSTCADDEGIEKDAEDEEDRHRQGKHGYCFFDIAQCCIRHLSSWQDPHHHYKAVCRAVVTEAQELITFLDKISSDQKNLAKKKEDVDTVEELQRSDWARLWVQIMRQLRNGVRLKKVEHVVLPQDEFELTPFEILLEDIRSRRYNLNKISVNGNIPPKVKNDAHAVILEFIRSRPPLRSVKDRKLKSPPPKVQDPHELLLTDIRSMPKLRPIRDGRLVGESDKTSPVETSRTRLNRGDSDESPLPVRKVIKPDFTLLLNNSFEEEVSDDEGQLAEEVRTHVEASQISPLSPVSPVHDHVTPVMERPVLRDHSTAERVCKLQRRHTIMVCESPTEGKVIQKELPPLTEDPERELEEEVEFLSQNSSSHYTSPPSYCSGNIRRQMIAHQTSQNNSRQMASERTEHRKSSAGSLSAIPEVDDSCTDHDISDSVCDVDLSELNASELLHVNWKTACTRDGESNGHSHCQDCRPKPFSFYQELFQRPYRHPFVIEKKWQNPIECLNLTLEEVTHIRTVLTKAELESLITQPELYSQVAKSKLCFSCKITKFALFGEWGTKCRFCKRTVCSKCLRKMHVPTDHFKNIPVYTLSPTPLSPEMKEAIETYKSLSPTGSSPPTPAVPRRPNLDNRPGRKKPLQRSQSMLIKPVTPKVTKGPLMSICCDCKDMITEIVRAGRTSISLINQGKDPTTEVRLNLVK
- the LOC137257349 gene encoding protein spire homolog 1-like isoform X2 codes for the protein MALYGKSAMDKLIGSDHFSLSDLVKSFNNAINEEQAWAVCFQCAQFFLRGQPQEKYQDLYMFGSQALRLSKDGEVFIDCQSLTSKGSGKGPPDNRNSLFNKGSRIAKEKDAVQALGLAIYHAMDYGMGETEERQLSPDLEDLIGHMTEEDEDDDSTCADDEGIEKDAEDEEDRHRQGKHGYCFFDIAQCCIRHLSSWQDPHHHYKAVCRAVVTEAQELITFLDKISSDQKNLAKKKEDVDTVEELQRSDWARLWVQIMRQLRNGVRLKKVEHVVLPQDEFELTPFEILLEDIRSRRYNLNKISVNGNIPPKVKNDAHAVILEFIRSRPPLRSVKDRKLKSPPPKVQDPHELLLTDIRSMPKLRPIRDGRLVGESDKTSPVETSRTRLNRGDSDESPLPVRKVIKPDFTLLLNNSFEEEVSDDEGQLAEEVRTHVEASQISPLSPVSPVHDHVTPVMERPVLRDHSTAERVCKLQRRHTIMVCESPTEGKVIQKELPPLTEDPERELEEEVEFLSQNSSSHYTSPPSYCSGNIRRQMIAHQTSQNNSRQMASERTEHRKSSAGSLSAIPEVDDSCTDHDISDSVCDVDLSELNASELLHVNWKTACTRDGESNGHSHCQDCRPKPKKWQNPIECLNLTLEEVTHIRTVLTKAELESLITQPELYSQVAKSKLCFSCKITKFALFGEWGTKCRFCKRTVCSKCLRKMHVPTDHFKNIPVYTLSPTPLSPEMKEAIETYKSLSPTGSSPPTPAVPRRPNLDNRPGRKKPLQRSQSMLIKPVTPKVTKGPLMSICCDCKDMITEIVRAGRTSISLINQGKDPTTEVRLNLVK